Proteins encoded in a region of the Hippocampus zosterae strain Florida chromosome 11, ASM2543408v3, whole genome shotgun sequence genome:
- the LOC127610343 gene encoding bcl-2-like protein 11 has protein sequence MQRSHGTAVTTEATAGRPRPQSSESRKEQQQKGSGVCSPDTEGGGAGGSPAAVAPRSQSRSRSSVPAALPSPERRGVFETRTSFPFPYRRLSSGYYSVEGDSLPCSPHSPHSPRASNQPPSPHALTPHQDFDVTSLERIGTIPRSSGAEIGHAVVRDMQAVAIGQDLRRIGDDYNDYILRRGRHRLAAARQNPPLMLHMEPAFVIGMGVLVLVIVWYLGGDPNSHPDHPQGIGYFKEL, from the exons ATGCAAAG ATCTCACGGGACTGCAGTGACCACAGAAGCGACCGCGGGACGTCCGCGGCCTCAGTCGAGCGAGAGCCGCAAAGAGCAGCAGCAGAAGGGCTCCGGCGTCTGCTCGCCCGACACCGAGGGAGGCGGCGCAGGAGGATCACCCGCAGCGGTCGCGCCGCGGTCGCAGTCCCGCAGTCGGAGCAGCGTCCCCGCAGCGCTCCCCTCCCCGGAGCGCCGCGGCGTGTTCGAGACAAGAACCAGCTTCCCCTTTCCCTACCGGCGCTTGTCGAGCGGATACTACTCCGTCGAGGGCGATTCGCTGCCGTGCTCGCCTCACTCGCCTCACTCGCCGCGCGCCTCCAACCAGCCGCCCAGCCCCCACGCCCTGACGCCGCACCAAGACTTCGACGTGACGTCTCTCGAGAGAATCG GAACTATTCCCAGGAGCTCTGGGGCCGAGATTGGACACGCAGTGGTGCGGGATATGCAGGCCGTGGCGATCGGACAGGATCTTCGACGGATCGGAGATGACTACAATGACTACATACTTCGG AGAGGGAGGCACAGACTGGCAGCAGCCCGTCAAAACCCGCCACTGATGCTGCACATGGAACCCGCCTTCGTGATCGGCATGGGCGTCCTGGTCCTCGTGATCGTCTGGTACTTAGGCGGAGACCCCAACAGCCACCCGGATCATCCTCAGG GAATTGGATACTTTAAGGAACTCTAA